DNA from Rhipicephalus microplus isolate Deutch F79 chromosome 5, USDA_Rmic, whole genome shotgun sequence:
GTGGGACAACTCACGCTCATATCTAGGTTGAAATAGAAGCTGCTGCTAAAAAAAGTAAAGTATTGAGAAAATTGAGGAAACTCAATCTCATAGCGCTTGTTAATATTCTAGTATAAATAAATCTGAAATGTGGTGAGCAAGCAGTTGATCTTCTATACGAATATATCACTTTGTTCAAGCAGCAACTGCAATTTCGAAAATAAATCGTGTGTTAGCTGTCACACACAATGGTTCATTGCTGAGATAAGAATGTGACAACAAGTTTTATGGGTGTGTGTGGAACATGAGCGAAACATGGCAAAAATGAACTTGCCAAGTGAGTGCATCAAACCCACCGGTCAGGCAGACATGAAACAAAAATTTACTATTCAAAACAACTCTCGCTTCATATATACTATAAGGTGAGGCGAACATTCAGAGCCCAATACTTGGCAGCACTGGCAACAGTCAAAGTGAGGTAATGAGCTGCGTCGAAGCATTCAAGTTAAGTGTGCCGATAGCTGGAAATTCTGTGCctgaaaatataacttgcagcTGTGCACTGTAGTCGCCAAACTGGAAACAGCTTATAAAATGCATGCATGACAAAACATACGCTCCACTGAAATCAGCAAGCTTCCTTACTAACCTCTCTATGCTTCTCCTTGTGGAGGCAATGCTTGTTGTGCAGGCTTCTGGCCGCCTTCTGCCGGAATCCAATTCCAACAGTTTCTGGGAAGCTTCTATGCGTGCCGTACCGGCCTCTGTCCACCTCATTGTGATGATAGACCACTTGACAAAATGGAAGTCTTTGGAACTCTCATCAGCCGACTCGAGGCGGCCCTTGAGGGCATCACACCATTAGCTAGTTGAACCGCGCAGACACAAACGAAAAATTGTTTCATAATAATTCAGCAAACCAGCATTGAATACTTCACCCCAATGACTGAAACGATGTTCTGAGTTTCATAAGCTCTGAATTACACTTTGAACGGAAATGCATGCAGTACAATTGCACTGATTTATCCTTAAGAGGAAAGTAAGAAATAAACTTTAGAGCTGTAAAACAGGCCAAACAAAAAAGACGCTGTGCTGAACCACACAAAATTTAGTTTCAATTCATGCACTTCAAAAAAAAGTGCAACGCTTGCTGGTGAATTCATCTAGATGAGATAAGTAGCAACAACCTCTAGAGCACCTGTAGGGTCACACCCACCTAATTAATATAGTGCCTTTATGACCAAGGCTTGGCAAATAAAGGCCTCACTTATAGCAATAACTGTCCCAGGTGAGCCAGTGTCAATGAGCGATAACACAGCCCTGTAGGCAAGCAGGACAGGTTTCGACCTTTAAGAAAGATGTGGAAATTTTTTCAGCTATATTCGTGATGGTCTGGTTAAATTGGCTGGCATGGAAGGCCACTTAAAAATGACTGCGACTGAATTCAGTTATGCCTGAGTGTGTGTAGTGAGAGGTACAGTTATTCTTACAGGAGAAAATTAGCTAGCATCTCCAGTAGCTTTGTGAACACAGCCTGCCATATGAAATGGCTGGCAGGCTTCATCCACAGAGCTGCTGCGTATGCCCACTAAATCTGTCGTTTTCAGATTGGTTCTCTTCACGACTATGCTTTTCGAGGCATGTGGCTCATTCTTCCTCTATGTCCTTAGCCTGCCTCTTTTTGGTTTCGTTCTAAAGTCTGGGGCTCCTTTAAGCCCATGGCTCCAACTCACTTTTTATATCTGCCAACAATTCCAAACAAGCCGCCACTTCTATATTTACAATGGTATGTCAGCCCCTCCTCTGTTAAGTCTTAACAGCAAAATAGAGTTGAACATGCACACACAATGTTGACTTTCAATTGTAAATGCAGTTGCGATAGGGTTTGCTTCCTCTCTGTCGCCTACCACATAATGCGGTGAGTGGTGCAATCACTAAATGAAGGAAAACGGCGATAAAGTGGTCAATGTAGCTACCGTTACAAAAATCTGAAATATTATGCATAGTCAAATGGGAGTACTTTACGGTCTCATTAAGCATGGCATATTTCATTGCCTCAAAGTGGCATGGCAGTGACGGTGATTGTCCTGATATCTTTTTTTCTTGACTGACATGCGCTAATCGTATTGTTCGGTAAAATGAGGCAATGATGATAGCATCTAAAGATGAGGCCTCCATGATCAGCGACACAAGGAGCACATAAACAAGGGTGGTGTCGACACACAGGGGAGCTTGCACATTTGAGCTGAGAACACTTCACTAGCAGACAATAACGACTAATAAACAAACACCTGAAGAAATGTTTATATTCACACGGAGCAAAATAATGTATGAGTGGCACTAAAGGAACCTAAAAGCTGGTAAGCTTCGGGCTTCACAGGTCGCATGCTTGTTTCAAACTTTTTCTGAAGCACGAGCACTGTGGTGCTGCGCATTGAAGAACATATGTCGGTTATCTAATGATGATCACATCGCGTATGCTAATGCACATCCAATGAGACGTAGGCACTATCCTAAGGCCATTTTTGCATGTGCTAGTTTGTTAAATTTTTTTTACAAACGTTATTGTTTACTAGAGGAACCTATATggtttatttttcattttgtaCTCAGTTATGCTTAGAATGTCGCAATATTTCTTCGGTTGAAGAACATGTGATGTTATCGCTAGTTTTTATAATTGTATTTGTGTACCCAACTCCTGTTAGCCCTGACATGGGCTGCAGTTCTTAAAAATACTTCAATAATATTAATCAGTCGCTTGCACCTGCCGCGTTCACTCCATTCGGGACAAAACACGTGACTAACAATTGCGGTATTTGACAAGTCACCTGAATACTATCGTACGACCAATCCGATTGAGAAAATCTTCGCTAATCATGTTTCCATTGATTTGCACACTGCACAAAGCAGAGCATCCACTGACATGCCTCTCTCGCGTCGACGGCAGCTCGGCGTGAGCACATACTGTTGTGTAAGCAGTTTTAAAACAGCACACGCAAATCTCCGCGTTTGTCATGCGAGTGCGTTCTGAGCCAACCTCTCGTGGGCTTCTTTTACATGACGATCGCAAAGCTACACCTGCAAGTTTTGCGCACGGTATTCTATGCGCGAGTAACTTGTAGTGAGTGGTCAGCAAGAGCTCTTGAACATGTTCTAGTTGGTTTACCACGGCGTGGTTGAGCACATCGCAAGTACGGGGGAGATTTTCTTCTTAGACGAGGCTAGCGAGAAAAAGACATTAAACATACGCACACAAAACTCGGATCAGGTAATCTGGAATTACGAATATTACTTCACCTGCTGTATGCTGAAGTACGGTGTCGCAGTGGCAGCCTTTGGTCTTCTCATCGGTGCTCCCTGTAAGCACTGTTGGAGTCCCCAGGGTTGAAGTCGTCAACGTTCATGTGGCTTAATCATCGCCGCACTAAGGTGGCTGCTACAACCACACGCTCTTCACACTTACAACCTTATTAATCTTGTCAAACTGGTATATTATGTAAAAGAACTGCGTCTCAGCAACAGTTGATATGCGAGCGTTCGTTAACGCACACAACATTTTTCGAGAAGCCATGAAAAAGGAAACACGTCAGTGTTGCTAACAGAGCCGTAAAAGGGAATGTTTCACTGCTAAGAAAGGGTATATTAGCAATAAAATATTTTTATCAACTTTGCTGATTCAATTTAAAGAACCAGCACTTTAAACCGTGAATATAGCAGTAACAAGCGTAAAAACACTATCAATATTTCATTATGTTGTCAGATTTTTTGTATatttagtttcggtttcaaacAAAACCAAAGCTAGTTAAATTTGTTATCAGTGCACTAAACATTtccattatttctttttttctggacTCAAGACTATTTCTCTTAGGAATACATTAAGCTGGCAAGATAATGCAGGTGCCCCATTCAAATGACGCAGCGGCAGAAAAAGCAATAATGACATACGTGTCGGCCTTTTTAAATAAAACTTCAGCCTTCCACCTGATTTtcttctaaaaagaaaaaaggacgaatttttcaaagcagtcAGGTTAACGCTCCCTCAAtttgacataaaaaaaaacttgaaaaaaagtttATCACATCAGGTATTTGAACTTCCGACATACGGAGTTAAAAAGTGAGGAATGGCGTGCAATAACAGCACATGTCCTATTGTACAAGGAAATACTGCAATTTTACTGATATGGCATGGTACGTGTGTGCGCGTATGTGTGTTTGTACGTACATG
Protein-coding regions in this window:
- the LOC119173554 gene encoding uncharacterized protein LOC119173554, which codes for MRRPKAATATPYFSIQQGRLESADESSKDFHFVKWSIITMRWTEAGTARIEASQKLLELDSGRRRPEACTTSIASTRRSIESLQCCLKPCGKRSNAGQRKRSS